A genomic region of Deltaproteobacteria bacterium contains the following coding sequences:
- a CDS encoding metallophosphoesterase family protein, which yields MGKIFAIGDIHGCISKLDTMMAQLDIDARNDTLVFIGDYIDRGSDPKGVVDSILDIRKRIKNVVCLLGNHEQMFLNYYLEHKDEDLFMHNGGMSTMISYGFNPSGRGKLTIPNDHMEFFITLLLSYETDDYIFVHAGLRPGIPIQRQNFEDLLWIRYDFINSPYDFKKIVIFGHTPLSFTTPLIDKNKIGLDTGAVYGGKLTCIELPEMKIHQV from the coding sequence ATGGGAAAGATATTTGCTATAGGAGATATTCACGGCTGCATCTCCAAACTCGATACAATGATGGCACAACTTGATATCGATGCCCGGAACGATACGCTCGTCTTCATCGGGGACTATATCGACAGGGGTTCTGATCCTAAAGGAGTCGTTGATTCCATTCTCGATATCAGGAAAAGAATTAAGAATGTCGTTTGCCTGCTGGGAAATCATGAACAGATGTTTCTCAACTATTATCTTGAACACAAGGATGAAGATCTCTTTATGCACAACGGGGGTATGAGTACGATGATATCCTATGGCTTTAACCCGTCAGGAAGGGGAAAATTAACTATACCGAATGATCACATGGAATTCTTCATCACCCTTCTGCTGTCCTATGAGACAGATGACTATATATTCGTACATGCCGGTTTACGGCCCGGTATTCCCATACAACGGCAGAACTTCGAAGACCTCCTGTGGATACGGTACGATTTCATTAACTCTCCGTATGATTTTAAGAAGATTGTCATTTTCGGTCATACGCCCCTTTCCTTTACCACGCCCCTGATCGATAAAAACAAGATTGGCCTCGATACAGGCGCGGTCTATGGCGGTAAGTTGACATGCATTGAACTGCCGGAGATGAAGATCCACCAAGTCTAA
- the ftcD gene encoding glutamate formimidoyltransferase, producing MKIIECVPNFSEGRNREKIDGITAALSAVEGVRLLDVCIDADHNRTVLTFIGAPEDVEKGAVAVCERAIELIDMREHRGVHPRIGAVDVVPFVPLKGATMKDAVDVAHRFGRIFGQRNKIPVYFYGEAALDPLRRELPDIRKGGYEGLKARINDPLWVPDAGPTRFNPQGGATVVGAREPLIAFNINLATDDLQAAKIIARSIRQSSGGLRHIKAIGVPLKSRNIVQVSMNLTNYKATSLRTVFDEVKKRSSSYGISVLESELVGLIPEEALKGVTAEYLQLSNFRAECVIETHLLSLRGTTQ from the coding sequence ATGAAAATTATCGAATGTGTCCCCAATTTCAGTGAAGGCAGGAATAGGGAAAAGATAGACGGTATCACCGCAGCACTTTCCGCTGTTGAGGGTGTGAGACTCCTCGATGTATGCATCGATGCAGACCATAACCGAACCGTTTTGACTTTCATCGGCGCACCGGAAGATGTCGAAAAAGGAGCAGTTGCCGTCTGCGAAAGGGCTATCGAGCTGATTGACATGCGCGAACACAGGGGTGTCCATCCCCGGATTGGCGCCGTCGATGTGGTACCCTTCGTCCCCCTGAAAGGCGCGACCATGAAAGATGCGGTGGATGTGGCACACCGGTTTGGCCGCATTTTTGGACAGAGGAACAAAATTCCTGTCTATTTCTACGGTGAGGCGGCACTTGATCCCCTGAGAAGAGAATTGCCGGACATCAGAAAAGGCGGATACGAAGGGTTAAAAGCACGGATTAATGATCCCCTGTGGGTTCCCGATGCAGGACCAACCCGCTTCAACCCCCAGGGAGGTGCAACGGTTGTCGGGGCAAGGGAGCCTCTCATTGCCTTCAACATCAATCTTGCCACAGACGATCTGCAGGCGGCAAAAATAATCGCCCGTTCCATCAGACAATCGAGCGGCGGACTGCGCCACATAAAGGCAATCGGCGTTCCTCTGAAGAGCAGAAATATCGTCCAGGTATCGATGAACCTTACTAACTACAAGGCGACATCACTCCGGACAGTCTTCGATGAGGTAAAGAAAAGGAGTTCCTCTTACGGCATCTCTGTTCTGGAGTCTGAGCTGGTTGGTCTCATACCTGAAGAGGCGCTGAAAGGCGTGACCGCCGAATATCTTCAGCTATCGAATTTCCGCGCTGAATGCGTCATCGAAACACATTTATTGTCACTGCGAGGGACTACTCAGTGA